Below is a genomic region from Aricia agestis chromosome 16, ilAriAges1.1, whole genome shotgun sequence.
CATGTATAAGCAGCTTATGTAAACTAGAAGGCATATAATACCAGGGATATAAATTTATGTAGAGTTCTGCAGTCTCTCTACAGAATAAGGAGAATTTAGAAAGGTTGACGCACTCTCCAGATGCTACAGTCTGGAGTATTACATGTAACCTTTCTATTAATTCCTTGCTTATACCAGTAATACGGGCTGCAGTGTCTGCGTCCCTGAAAAATCTTCGGGCAGTATTGCCATCATTAGTTGTTCCCTCTCCTTGTTTCACCTGGTCTATTAGTAATCCGCAATCTTCTCTAAATGCTCGCTGAATTTCGAACTTTCTAAGCTTAATTTTTTGTTGATCTTCGCCCCTGCCACTCCATTTTTTAAAATCCATACGATAGGCTGCATAAGAAAAATGggacattattaatattgaaaatgaatattttgtaaaagaacAATGACTTGCGGCTGTAAAGTAATTAATAGCTAAGGTAtgataaataagaataattattgttacctaTGTGAAGAAGGCACTCCATACACCTTATCCAGCAGTGTAAAGATGATAATCCGTACTGGTGAATTTCTTCATTCTTGTGTTTTTGGTCAAGCAGTTCAATATTGTTCATTTCCGATGGCTTTGCTTTGCAAATATCGCAAACGGCTGTCGACGTCTCTGATAAATATGACGTTATCTTTCCGTCAATCATCGTCAAAAGTAACTGGTGAGACACTTCAATTTGATTCAGTTTTGATGGCTGAAGCGCTTTTATTTCTTCTGTTATTCTGTTTTTAATTGACATAACAGTGGACTGGGTTTCTTTCGTAAATTGAAACATTAATGGACGACAGTAAAACGTGGACGATGGTCTTTCGATTTCCCAAACAATAGTTCCATCGGATTGTTGTAGCCTAACTGGTACTAGACTGGCCATAAAAATACTGGAGTCTTCAAATTCTTTGTTTACTTTTTGCTTGTACACACTTTGACCAGAAGCTCCGTCAAAACCCTATTTACTTACAAGCTCTAAATTTATTGTTGCGTCCAAATCCATGGATATTGCATCCAAAAGTCTTGATACAGTCAAGTTGAGTAAAGCTTGCAGTTTAATTGAAGCCCCGTCCTCATTAATACATAAATCTTTTTTATCTGGATAACAATTCAATTTAGCTTGTTGCAATTTGTAGTACGATGGATATAACTCTGAACCATTTTCACTCGCAGACTCTCTTAAGTTTATATATTGCCACTTTGATAACTTTAGCGAAACTAATAAAGCTAGTGCCTTATCAGGTGAATACGTATCACTCTTAACCTTATCGTTGTTTAAGCATGCCTTGACTTTATTTAAATCTTCTGGATGATTGAGTAAATGGTtcattatttttgaaatatctTCGTTTCCACTATTTTTTAAACTCCTTGTTGATATGGCAGACATTTCTTCCGGAGAAAatgaaagatttttatttatttcatctaaaCGTCTCCGTTTTTGTCGATCACATAAATCTTCAAAAGGTTTCCTCGGAGTAAACGTAGATGTGGAAGCGTCTGAAGTAGAAAGTGCTGGTGGTAGATTCTCAGTATTATCATAAACCTCGAGTTCTATTGGTTCAGTATTGATAACATCAAAATTGATTTCCTGGGGCCAATTTATTGACGATTCTAACCAAtcgccatttttttaaataaatttagctAATGTTCGGTTGCATTTTTCCCATCTGGCACATATATTAGAACAAAAACGCGTACAGAACTTTCTAAGCACGGCACTATTCTCTTCAGTCACATTTATTTTCGATTGTAGAAAATCAAATAGTTTTTTACTATCTGACAAACTTTTCAATTGGTCTCTTAACACcataaataaatctatattattCACAAGACCGTCCATTATaccaaaataaagaaaattaaacacTGTGAAAATACGATGTATGTAGTAGCACGTTTAAACAATAACTAATTTTGAAATATCAATTACGATCCTTTTATAATTTTCCACACCTAACAAAgataattataactattaatgATTGGCTAATGAGGGTATAAGCCCTTATGCAATTACTTAAGCTCTTTATTTTGAATGTTGTTCGATTCATTATCATTAGGTAAGCGATTGTTAGAAAATACacaattcaaattaattacGAATTCGGCAGCCCGGGCTTCCAAAAAAAACCAGAAATTATCTAAGAAATTTATTAAACTAACTTatatttcatttacaataattgttccGCGATCGATCCTAGACCGGAATGGAATGACAATTTTTGATAGAACATGAATAATTACGAAAACGCGGTTATGCTGAAACTGCTGATGTGTTACCTCAAAGGCGATGGCGTTGACCGGGCACGTGCGGCTGCATCAGCATTCTCCTTTAGGGGTCCGTGCGTAATTCCTCCACCCCCAGAGAAGCAACTATTTGAGGACTTTGAGCGAGAAAGTTGCTGGCAGAGATTCTTGATTCTTTACAGGAACTGCGTAGACTGGTTGATCAGCTTGGCTGGTTGGAGTGACACCCTCGTTTAGACCACTGTCCTTTTGTCGACGCAAGCGGCGACGTCGGATGATAAGAATAAGGGAAATTGTAACTATACCAAATACTAACGTGTATAGGGGCAACGTTGTATGGTACAGTGAAGAAGATATTTGATTTAGTTGGACAGGGTTCTGTAGAATTAATTGTTCTTCCAGGTTATGTAGATTCTTCAGGTCGAAAGAATTGAGGGTCATATGGGGAATCGatatttctagttttttttttctaattttaagtaattataagtattgttttactagcataataattattttgcatgaAATATGCCTAGAATAGTTTAAGGAATTTTAAGAAGTCATTAGTTActaattaaatcttttgtaattttcttcgGCTATTTCTGGCAGAGTGGCAACTTTAGGCACACATTTATGGTACATAATACTAGCAATGTagccaaaatatataaaaaaaaaggtttgagcGCGGGATCTATCAGGACTTAACAAAAATTTGGGATTATAAATctttttccatacaagaaatttaaaaatatgtttttttctacttaaataataacccTAAGAAAAAATTGCAAAGAATAACATTTGTTAAGATTAATTAGCTCTAtccattggcacaaaaaaaattttgaaaaacaaaaattggtcCCTATGTCCCCGAAATTGTcgattcgatccactgtgcgccgtacgcgtcgaatgcaccgcatagtacacgaaatgcggcgcggaCGTGCGAATGTGCGAGccgcgaggtttcacatcatttcatacaacgaattctaaaatgcggcgcgttcggcgcgtgtgTACTGGTAAACGTGCGATCACAATTGCCTTCACAATTGCTCTTTGATGCATGCTTTATAGTGAGACTTTTTAGTATATAAGGCGCGCTGTTGCCGCAATACTGGCGACTATGTGAAGGCACTCATAATATGCATTGCTAGGCCTCCCGACGTTGCAATATAAACGGACCCTTAGAACATCCACAATAAACGCGCGACTTTGGCACAGAACCGCGCGATAAGCGATTTTTGCTGTGTCTGAAGCCTGAACTAGTTCTAAGGCCTACGTCAGTCTGGGTTGGAGTTTTTGTCCCTGTCATTCTCCATAGTCATGAAAGGAACGGCATGACATTTTGACAGACGGCAATAACTCAGACTTGGAAAAGCGGGGTTTACACAACTGCCTTGTTTTATTGTGATAGTGTTGCAGCCATCAGAcaagatttaaaaattataattaatattatacagggtgtaacaaaaataagtgataatactttagggtgtgtacgtgttccttgtagagagttcactgtgaaagtagcagctctgaaagacgaaaaatttttttcacttttgtatgggcaagggctcgaacgtcacgagtttccccatacaaaagtgaaaaaaaaatttggtctttcagcgctgctactttcacagtgaactctttgcaaggaacacgtacacaccctaatgtattatcacttatttttgttccaccctgtatattatattaaaatactcTACTGTTGTATTTTAGTTGTAGGCTAATTTTACAGATTGGAATTGCATGTAGGtagtttttgtaatatttaaagtttaccactatgttaatatattttgtaacaagcATTTATACTATGTGTAACTtatgtgtaaataataaaataccaaaTATAGAAACAGTGCAATATTTTGAacatgaatattaaatatattatttacatatctttgtttttttatattttatttctatcaataaaatatagtataaacAGATCTTTCTTGATCACTCGGTAGTACCACTCCATAGACTGTGGTACTTGGTAGTACGAAGTGGATGCAAAtcagaggcggcgtaaggcgtgggtggtgtgggcgaccgcccacggcctcgcgGTCCTAGGGGCCCCTTGGACAGCGCTTTTTTTAGGATTTACGAGTatcaaaaaaatctttaaacaaAATCCGTCTTCTTGCATCAtccatcagggggcctcgcaaaatatatttcatcCACATAACATTTAGGCCTTGCGCTGCCACTGATgcaaatacataataatgtatgatgtatctgatatttattttaatacttacctcgatcgtgggaatcacagacacattaagttttcaattgttatgcgacagccgggtgccgcttggggattgatgggttaaattagggggcaaacgagcaaacgggtcacctgatggaaaaaaGTTGCAACTACCGCGGTCACCGATGGACTctagcaacatcagaagagttgcaagtgcgttgagGATTTTTAACAGGAAATAacttcttgaaggttttcagGTCGTATCTCGTAATGGTCGGgaaataccataaagttaatatacaatAAACTTTATGGGAAATACTGCTGGGCTGAGTGGCGACAGTTCAATCCAGAGAGTATAGACATGGTGCTTGAAGTCTGTGCTAATTTGGAAtcccaaaataaaaaaaagttctatgccatgacagttgacacttgacagtgacagttgtaaatagtttttgttttcatcatggtttgttttgttttaatgaaattattcaaggaattttatcaaataaattgattgatattatagataattgctactattttgatttaaatgaaGTTTGATTCTTTTAAGTAAGTCAGTTTTCTTGAGGTAAGTGGTATTAATCTGGAACTAGTGTCCTTATTGAGGCCAATAATTatttacagtttatattttaagaataacgCAATTAACATcttttttagattaaaatggAACAAATACAAGTGCCTGCTAGTTCGTCGCATCACTTGGTGCAAGTTTATCACACGGCTCCACAAACGCTGGCCAAAATTTCGTATTCTCAAATCGGTTCGGAAATGCACATACCGGTCACTTCTCAGATAAAGCACGATATTGCTCAGCACATGATACCGCAGAATCAGACTGTCATGTGTCAGCCTATGATGCAAGAAGTACACCAGTCCATACAAACGTTGCATCAGCATGTTCCAAGCCAGGTTCTTCAGAACGACATACAGCCGCTTCAGATCACATCGCACGTTATTCTTCCCCAGGTTTTGAAGCAGCACCTGGATATACATCAGTACTATGGGCAGTATGAAACCTACATAAAGGACTCATTTGTTGTCACTAAAGTGGGAACAGATATCACTGTTTTGATAGAAGCTCAAGAcaagtaagtattataattttttatattagttGGCATAGAAAGAGCAATCACTTGGAATACATACTCCAAATGTTtagatttatttataaagaatttttttcttcactttACAGTAGTAAAGAAAAAGAGCAGCTAGATGAgccaaaaatagaaaaaattaaaagaacaaGAAGCCAAATACCAAATCCAAATGAATGGGCATGTAATGTCCGGAAGTTGAAACATCAGCGCGGAGAAGCCTACATCAATAGGAGGGGTAAATTTGTTCCCGAGCGACAAATCCGCAACACTAAAGACTGCCTTAAATCCTGTAGATATAAATGTAACGAAAGAATCAATGATGTCGACCGACAACACATTTTCAAAGCCTTTTATTCTCTTAATTCGAACGAAAAGAAGCATTTTCTACTTAACACAACAGAAAGGAATAATGTCAAAAGCAATAAAAtgcatgaaaataatttaaaaagaaagtaTTCATTCAAGTATTTCTTTCTTGTAAGAGGTGTCAGGCATACAGTGTGCAAGAACTTTTATTTAGGCACTCTAGCAATATCGC
It encodes:
- the LOC121734859 gene encoding uncharacterized protein LOC121734859, whose protein sequence is MEQIQVPASSSHHLVQVYHTAPQTLAKISYSQIGSEMHIPVTSQIKHDIAQHMIPQNQTVMCQPMMQEVHQSIQTLHQHVPSQVLQNDIQPLQITSHVILPQVLKQHLDIHQYYGQYETYIKDSFVVTKVGTDITVLIEAQDNSKEKEQLDEPKIEKIKRTRSQIPNPNEWACNVRKLKHQRGEAYINRRGKFVPERQIRNTKDCLKSCRYKCNERINDVDRQHIFKAFYSLNSNEKKHFLLNTTERNNVKSNKMHENNLKRKYSFKYFFLVRGVRHTVCKNFYLGTLAISQKPVYNVHMSKSDMNIPKPDGRGLSESSTHSLPAEIKDRVRKHIMSFATVDSKPIKQFSRKKQYLECNLSIKQMYSMYVDECSKDFVETVKESMYRKIFKQEFNLHFKRDKSSQLCCRCKEPVKGK